In Fimbriiglobus ruber, a genomic segment contains:
- the rplV gene encoding 50S ribosomal protein L22 yields MFYKAKHRFADVSPRKMRPFAQLIRGKNVDEAIEALRFYPNRGARLIEAVVKSAIGNAEDQGCRDLEELVVTECRIDGGPMFKRIRPRARGTAFGIKRRLAHIIVTLTDIEAMETAIEAEATRELADEAAAASTPALPPASHTPTPAATTPATETPPAPATPEGIPPAQG; encoded by the coding sequence ATGTTTTACAAAGCCAAACACCGATTCGCCGACGTGTCGCCCCGGAAGATGCGGCCGTTCGCCCAACTGATCCGCGGTAAAAACGTGGACGAGGCGATCGAGGCCCTCCGGTTCTACCCGAACCGCGGCGCCCGGCTCATCGAAGCCGTCGTGAAGAGCGCCATCGGCAACGCCGAAGACCAAGGCTGCCGCGACCTCGAAGAACTCGTGGTCACGGAATGCCGGATCGACGGCGGCCCGATGTTCAAGCGGATTCGCCCGCGGGCCCGCGGTACGGCGTTCGGCATCAAGCGACGGCTGGCGCACATTATTGTGACGCTGACGGACATCGAGGCGATGGAGACGGCGATCGAAGCCGAAGCCACCCGCGAGTTGGCCGACGAGGCCGCGGCGGCTTCGACACCGGCCCTCCCGCCGGCTTCGCACACGCCGACGCCCGCCGCAACGACTCCGGCGACCGAAACGCCGCCCGC
- the rplB gene encoding 50S ribosomal protein L2 has translation MGIRQYKPTSAGRRAGSVSDFAECTSPKVNAPEKSLLVPRKKKGGRNHHGIVTTRFRGGGHKQMLRLVDFKRKKDGIEATVVSIEYDPCRSARIALVQYTDGEKRYILAPDGLKAGDKVASGEDCEPRLGMCMPLSKIPLGMAVHCVELTPGRGGQICRSAGCSATLGARDKGLALLTMPSGEVRKVSTKCRATIGSVSNPDHMNISMGKAGRMRWKGRKPHNRGTSQNPVDHPMGGGEGRTAGGRDPCSKTGVLAKGGKTRKKRKPGNKSIVRRRPAGPFQTGVS, from the coding sequence ATGGGAATTCGTCAATACAAACCGACTTCCGCGGGCCGCAGGGCCGGGTCGGTCTCCGACTTCGCCGAGTGTACGTCACCGAAGGTGAACGCGCCCGAGAAGTCGTTGCTCGTCCCGCGGAAAAAGAAGGGCGGCCGAAACCACCACGGCATCGTCACCACCCGCTTCCGGGGTGGCGGCCACAAGCAGATGCTGCGGTTGGTCGACTTCAAGCGAAAGAAAGACGGGATCGAAGCGACCGTCGTGTCGATCGAGTACGACCCGTGTCGGTCGGCCCGGATTGCCCTCGTGCAATACACCGACGGCGAAAAGCGATACATCCTCGCCCCGGACGGCCTGAAAGCCGGCGACAAGGTGGCGAGCGGCGAAGACTGCGAGCCGCGGCTCGGTATGTGTATGCCGCTCTCGAAGATTCCGCTGGGCATGGCGGTCCATTGCGTCGAATTGACGCCGGGTCGGGGCGGCCAGATTTGCCGGTCGGCCGGTTGTTCGGCGACGCTCGGGGCCCGGGATAAAGGGCTGGCGTTGTTGACGATGCCGAGCGGCGAAGTGCGGAAGGTTTCGACCAAGTGCCGCGCGACGATCGGCAGTGTGTCCAACCCGGACCACATGAACATCAGCATGGGCAAGGCCGGGCGGATGCGGTGGAAGGGCCGCAAGCCCCACAACCGCGGGACGTCCCAGAACCCCGTTGACCACCCGATGGGCGGCGGCGAAGGTCGGACGGCCGGGGGTCGTGACCCGTGTTCCAAGACGGGCGTGCTGGCCAAGGGCGGCAAGACCCGGAAGAAGCGGAAGCCGGGCAACAAGTCGATCGTCCGCCGCCGCCCGGCCGGACCGTTCCAGACCGGCGTGTCGTAA
- the rplW gene encoding 50S ribosomal protein L23 yields the protein MPRTRPRPKRYMRKLAARKPCVHGATGIELRPHQVVLRPLVTEKGTHQSTRYNSYTFMVNPLANKEQIKVAVEELFNVRVDKVRTQNRKGKKVRFRNIMSQQATWKKAIVTLNSEDRIEFF from the coding sequence ATGCCACGCACGCGACCAAGGCCGAAACGATACATGCGGAAGCTGGCCGCACGGAAGCCGTGCGTTCACGGGGCGACCGGCATCGAACTCCGCCCGCACCAGGTTGTCCTGCGGCCGCTGGTGACCGAAAAAGGGACTCACCAGTCCACGCGGTACAACAGCTACACCTTTATGGTGAACCCGCTGGCCAACAAAGAACAGATCAAGGTCGCGGTCGAAGAGCTGTTCAACGTGCGGGTCGACAAGGTTCGCACGCAGAACCGCAAGGGCAAGAAGGTGCGGTTCCGGAACATCATGAGCCAGCAGGCGACGTGGAAAAAGGCGATCGTGACGCTGAACAGCGAAGACCGAATCGAATTCTTCTAA
- a CDS encoding DUF4291 domain-containing protein yields MEREIRADYDRDTITIYQAYSPTIAEAALSAGRFVSPFSFHRMTWIKPSFLWLMHRSNWGQKSGQERILAVRIKQSGWEKALSLAVLTSFEPGLFASPEEWAEQFAAAQVHLQWDPERTLRGAGLPYYSIQVGLSRHVIREYVDEWVVRIEDYTPRVRKIYDFLQDGQADKARRHLPPERLYPVKSEMGRRLLIETSWGRKSGLGYRLSTSQSREREFDGSHFLFPVFLRPARSEVPYPKRQSQQSKRDEGDIPGRLLLPGTWMDGNFKHYETGNNQTGETDRAYDSPDDVHGSLPFLSGLGRQWRTHDFPAKCTDSFAMNIGKLIRCCRLRKSPCDYSSPPSPEFQRRFSHLAAGRVGQMTPTIRSGGSRC; encoded by the coding sequence ATGGAACGCGAGATTCGCGCGGACTACGACCGGGATACGATCACGATTTACCAGGCGTATTCGCCGACTATCGCGGAGGCGGCGCTGTCGGCCGGGCGGTTTGTCTCGCCGTTCTCGTTCCACCGGATGACCTGGATCAAGCCTTCGTTCCTCTGGCTCATGCACCGCAGCAACTGGGGCCAGAAGAGTGGCCAGGAACGAATTTTGGCCGTGCGGATCAAGCAGTCGGGGTGGGAGAAAGCCCTGTCGTTGGCCGTATTGACCTCGTTCGAGCCGGGACTATTCGCATCGCCCGAAGAATGGGCCGAGCAGTTCGCGGCGGCTCAGGTCCATTTGCAGTGGGATCCTGAACGGACCCTGCGCGGAGCCGGACTGCCGTATTACAGCATCCAGGTCGGACTGAGCCGGCACGTCATTCGCGAATACGTGGACGAGTGGGTGGTGCGAATCGAAGATTACACGCCGCGGGTCCGCAAGATTTATGACTTCTTGCAAGACGGGCAGGCGGACAAAGCGAGGCGGCACTTGCCGCCGGAGCGGTTATACCCGGTCAAATCGGAGATGGGTCGGCGATTACTCATCGAGACGTCGTGGGGACGTAAAAGCGGGCTCGGCTATAGGCTCTCAACAAGCCAATCCCGGGAGCGCGAATTCGACGGATCACACTTTCTTTTCCCGGTTTTTCTTCGGCCTGCCCGAAGTGAAGTGCCATACCCAAAGCGCCAAAGTCAGCAGAGCAAACGTGACGAAGGCGACATTCCCGGCCGTCTGTTGCTGCCGGGCACCTGGATGGATGGTAACTTCAAACACTATGAGACCGGCAATAATCAGACCGGCGAGACCGACCGTGCTTACGATAGTCCAGATGATGTTCATGGAAGCCTGCCTTTCTTGTCTGGTTTGGGTCGCCAGTGGCGAACACACGACTTCCCGGCAAAATGCACCGATTCATTTGCTATGAATATCGGTAAACTAATAAGATGCTGTCGTCTTCGCAAGAGTCCGTGCGATTATTCCTCGCCCCCTTCACCCGAGTTTCAACGCCGTTTCTCCCACCTTGCGGCCGGCCGTGTTGGCCAGATGACCCCGACGATACGATCGGGTGGTTCGCGTTGTTAG
- the rplD gene encoding 50S ribosomal protein L4, whose amino-acid sequence MTGTISVPVVSKAGVQVGTVDVDPAEFGGKISKQLLHDVVLMYLANQRAGTHHTLRRGEVAGSTKKLFRQKGTGNARAGTKRTNKRRGGGTAKGPKPRDYEYHLPKKAVRAATRMAILSKFRDGEVVILDELAIGAPKTKEITGVLKAIKVGKKTVKTVKDGQEQSVEKDVTLFDTSVLITTAAYDENVYKSGRNIDGVKILPATELNAYTVLKQKRLVLTRAALDVLLKKEPEAAGESK is encoded by the coding sequence GTGACCGGGACTATTAGCGTCCCCGTCGTTAGCAAAGCCGGCGTGCAAGTTGGGACCGTGGACGTCGACCCGGCCGAGTTCGGCGGGAAGATCAGCAAACAACTGCTGCACGACGTGGTTCTGATGTACCTCGCCAACCAGCGGGCCGGTACTCACCACACGCTGCGGCGCGGCGAGGTGGCCGGGAGTACGAAAAAGCTCTTCCGGCAAAAAGGCACGGGCAACGCCCGGGCTGGGACGAAGCGGACGAACAAACGTCGCGGCGGCGGTACGGCGAAAGGGCCGAAACCCCGCGACTACGAATACCACCTGCCGAAGAAGGCCGTTCGGGCCGCCACGCGGATGGCGATCCTGAGCAAATTCCGCGACGGCGAAGTGGTGATTCTGGACGAACTCGCCATCGGTGCCCCGAAGACGAAAGAAATCACGGGCGTCTTGAAGGCGATCAAGGTCGGCAAGAAGACGGTCAAGACGGTGAAAGACGGCCAGGAGCAGTCGGTCGAAAAGGACGTGACGCTCTTTGACACGAGCGTGCTGATCACCACCGCGGCCTACGACGAGAACGTGTACAAGTCCGGGCGGAATATCGACGGGGTGAAGATCCTACCGGCGACCGAGTTGAACGCTTACACGGTTCTGAAACAAAAACGGTTGGTGCTGACGCGGGCGGCTCTCGACGTGCTGCTGAAAAAAGAACCCGAAGCCGCGGGCGAGAGCAAGTAA
- the rpsJ gene encoding 30S ribosomal protein S10 — MAGFANERIRIRMEGYDHEVLDRTAQEIVDTAQRTGAEVHGPIPLPTRIERYTVLRSPHIDRKSREQFEIRTHKRLIDILQPTGKTIEALNKGLSLPPGVDIKIRVLGAGA, encoded by the coding sequence GTGGCGGGCTTCGCGAACGAGCGCATCCGCATTCGGATGGAAGGCTACGACCACGAAGTCCTGGACCGGACCGCCCAGGAAATCGTGGACACGGCGCAACGGACTGGGGCCGAAGTTCACGGCCCGATCCCGCTGCCGACCCGGATCGAACGGTATACGGTTCTCCGTAGCCCGCACATCGACCGGAAGTCGCGGGAACAGTTCGAGATCCGGACCCACAAGCGGCTGATCGACATCCTTCAGCCGACCGGCAAGACCATCGAGGCGCTCAACAAGGGCCTCAGCCTGCCGCCGGGTGTGGATATCAAAATTCGGGTTCTCGGCGCCGGGGCTTGA
- the rpsS gene encoding 30S ribosomal protein S19, producing the protein MGRSLKKGPHVDLRLLAKVEKQGQNKEPIKTWSRDCTIVPEFIGATFLVHNGKAFQKVYVTEEMVGHKLGEFSLTRVFKGHSGGKAKSAPGK; encoded by the coding sequence ATGGGCCGTTCGCTAAAAAAAGGCCCGCACGTCGACCTGCGGCTTCTGGCCAAGGTCGAAAAGCAGGGCCAGAACAAGGAACCGATCAAAACGTGGTCCCGGGACTGCACGATCGTCCCCGAGTTCATCGGCGCGACGTTCCTCGTGCATAACGGGAAGGCGTTCCAGAAAGTCTACGTGACCGAAGAGATGGTCGGTCACAAACTCGGCGAGTTTTCGCTGACCCGGGTGTTCAAAGGACACTCCGGCGGCAAGGCGAAATCCGCGCCCGGCAAGTAG